The Hyphomicrobium sp. MC1 genome window below encodes:
- the dnaE gene encoding DNA polymerase III subunit alpha, with translation MNAPIRPAPHAPKFIHLKVHSAYSLLEGALPITKLAKLATAMNLPAIGLTDTNNLFGALEFSEKIWGAGVQPIVGTTLDIDFGDNRDNGPMALRAMSNEPRVKPAGKLALLAMNADGFANLMKLSKALNFEAAPDEPAHVKIARLEELSAGLIALTGGPQGPIDTALRNAQPDHAAERLATLEKIFGDRLYVEIQRHGLAEEVEVEPQLLELAYARRLPIVATNECYFAARADYEAHDALLCIADGRYVVEDDRRRASPEHYLKTEEEMASLFADLPEALANTVEIAIRCAFRPEGKKPILPRFVAGDDSQSEIENFRLEAAEMKRQAIEGLKRRLEAHGPSPGFTVEDYEKRLAYEVDVITQMKFPGYFLIVADFIKWSKANGVPVGPGRGSGAGSLVAYALTITDLDPLRFGLLFERFLNPERISMPDFDVDFCQEKRDRVIDYVQKKYGDDRVAQIITHGKLQARAVLRDVGRVLQMPYGQVDRLCKLVPNNPANPVTLREAIDGEPKLQEERDSEPIVARLLEIAEKLEGLYRHASTHAAGMVIGDRPLEELVPLYRDPKSNFPITQYNWKMVEAAGLVKFDFLGLKTLTVLEKAVQLIKRVRGITVDLPSLPLDDKPAYEMLAKADTAGVFQLESTGMRESLKRLKPDRFEDIIAMVALYRPGPMDNIPTYINRKHGEEPVDYLHPMLEGILKETYGVIIYQEQVIQIAQVMGGYTLGQADMLRRAMGKKDKAEMAKQQARFVEGAVSKGVKKEEAIYIFELVDKFAGYGFNKSHAAAYALVSYHTAYLKANFREEFFAASMTLDMGNTDKLAMFASEARKSGIRMLPPCVNNSGVDFGVEPPSGDSKLGSIRYSLAALKNIGASAVETIVSERNSGGLYESLADFASRVDAKALNKRALETLAKGGAFDSLNSNRALVAANADTILASAQRRTADEAQGTTDLFGTAGKPADLVLRATQSWTAMEKLSEEFQAIGFYLSGHPLDQYDRVLKKLGIKKFSEFEMLVQRGATAGRLAGIVIAARERRSQKGNKFAFATFSDATGQFEAVIFSDTLATSRDLLEPGTPVIVSVEAERDGETMKMRVQSIEELDKAASAVPRNLKLVLDRKSVVANAAPVSDVSKYLRPNARGGEIRIVLPLEDRNREMEFILAGRYDVSPREAIRIEALPIVAEIIEI, from the coding sequence ATGAACGCTCCGATTCGCCCCGCTCCGCACGCGCCCAAATTCATTCACCTGAAGGTCCATTCGGCTTATTCGCTGCTCGAAGGCGCGTTGCCGATTACCAAGCTCGCCAAGCTCGCGACGGCGATGAACCTTCCCGCGATCGGCCTCACCGATACGAACAATCTTTTCGGCGCGCTTGAGTTCTCCGAGAAAATCTGGGGCGCCGGTGTGCAGCCCATCGTCGGCACGACGCTCGATATTGATTTCGGCGATAACCGCGACAACGGCCCGATGGCATTGCGAGCCATGAGCAACGAGCCGCGCGTGAAGCCTGCGGGCAAGCTCGCGCTGCTGGCCATGAACGCCGACGGCTTTGCGAACCTCATGAAGCTGTCGAAGGCACTGAATTTTGAAGCGGCGCCGGACGAGCCTGCGCATGTGAAGATCGCGCGGCTCGAAGAATTGTCCGCCGGATTGATCGCGCTGACAGGTGGTCCGCAAGGTCCGATCGACACCGCTTTGCGCAACGCTCAGCCCGATCACGCCGCCGAGAGGCTCGCGACGCTTGAGAAGATATTCGGCGATCGCCTCTACGTCGAAATTCAGCGGCACGGTCTTGCCGAAGAAGTCGAAGTCGAGCCACAACTACTCGAACTCGCGTATGCGCGGCGCTTGCCGATTGTCGCGACCAACGAATGCTATTTCGCCGCCCGCGCCGATTACGAAGCGCATGACGCGCTGCTGTGCATCGCCGACGGTCGCTACGTGGTCGAAGACGATCGACGCCGCGCCAGCCCCGAGCACTATCTCAAGACCGAAGAAGAGATGGCGTCTCTGTTCGCAGATCTCCCCGAAGCGTTGGCGAATACAGTTGAAATCGCCATCCGCTGCGCATTCCGGCCCGAGGGCAAAAAGCCGATCCTTCCGCGTTTCGTTGCGGGCGACGACAGCCAGAGCGAAATCGAGAATTTCCGTCTCGAAGCCGCGGAAATGAAACGGCAAGCCATCGAAGGCTTGAAACGTCGCCTCGAAGCGCACGGGCCATCGCCAGGCTTCACGGTCGAAGACTACGAAAAGCGCCTCGCTTACGAGGTCGACGTCATCACGCAGATGAAGTTTCCCGGCTACTTTCTCATCGTGGCCGACTTCATCAAATGGTCGAAAGCCAACGGCGTGCCGGTCGGACCGGGCCGCGGTTCGGGCGCGGGTTCTCTCGTCGCTTATGCGCTGACGATCACCGATCTGGATCCGTTGCGCTTCGGCTTGCTGTTCGAGCGTTTTCTCAATCCCGAACGTATTTCGATGCCGGACTTCGACGTCGACTTCTGCCAGGAAAAGCGCGACCGCGTCATCGACTACGTGCAGAAGAAATACGGCGACGACCGCGTCGCCCAGATCATCACACACGGTAAGCTGCAGGCGCGCGCCGTGCTGCGCGACGTTGGCCGCGTGCTACAGATGCCGTATGGCCAGGTCGATCGGCTCTGCAAGCTCGTGCCGAACAACCCAGCCAATCCCGTCACGTTGCGCGAAGCCATCGACGGCGAACCGAAATTGCAGGAAGAGCGCGACAGCGAACCGATCGTCGCGCGCTTACTCGAAATCGCCGAAAAGCTCGAAGGCCTTTATCGCCACGCCTCGACGCACGCCGCCGGTATGGTTATCGGCGACCGTCCGCTCGAAGAGTTGGTGCCGCTCTACCGCGATCCGAAATCGAACTTCCCCATCACGCAATACAACTGGAAAATGGTTGAAGCGGCGGGTCTCGTGAAGTTCGACTTCTTGGGTCTCAAGACGCTCACCGTGCTCGAAAAAGCCGTGCAGTTGATCAAGCGCGTGCGCGGCATCACCGTCGACTTGCCGAGTTTGCCGCTCGACGACAAGCCCGCTTATGAAATGCTGGCCAAGGCCGATACGGCCGGCGTGTTCCAGCTTGAAAGTACGGGCATGCGCGAAAGCTTGAAGCGGCTGAAGCCCGACCGCTTCGAGGACATCATCGCCATGGTGGCGCTCTATCGCCCCGGCCCGATGGATAACATCCCGACCTACATCAACCGCAAGCACGGCGAGGAGCCGGTCGACTACCTGCATCCGATGCTCGAAGGTATTCTAAAAGAGACCTACGGCGTCATCATCTACCAGGAGCAGGTCATTCAGATCGCGCAGGTGATGGGCGGCTACACGCTTGGTCAAGCCGACATGCTTCGCCGCGCGATGGGTAAAAAAGACAAGGCCGAAATGGCGAAGCAGCAAGCGCGCTTCGTCGAAGGCGCTGTCAGCAAGGGCGTGAAAAAAGAAGAAGCGATCTATATCTTCGAACTCGTCGATAAGTTCGCAGGCTACGGCTTCAACAAATCGCACGCTGCAGCGTATGCGCTCGTCAGCTATCACACAGCCTATTTGAAGGCGAACTTCCGTGAGGAATTCTTCGCCGCGTCCATGACGCTCGATATGGGCAACACGGATAAGCTCGCGATGTTTGCGTCCGAAGCGCGCAAATCCGGTATTCGCATGCTTCCGCCGTGCGTAAACAATTCCGGCGTGGATTTCGGCGTTGAACCGCCGTCGGGAGATTCCAAGCTTGGTTCGATCCGTTATTCGCTCGCCGCATTGAAGAATATCGGGGCGAGTGCCGTCGAGACGATCGTCAGCGAGCGAAACTCCGGCGGCCTTTATGAATCACTCGCCGACTTCGCGTCGCGCGTCGACGCCAAGGCACTGAACAAGCGCGCTCTCGAAACGCTCGCCAAGGGCGGCGCGTTCGACTCGTTGAATTCCAATCGCGCACTCGTTGCTGCCAACGCTGATACCATTCTGGCGTCTGCGCAGCGCCGCACCGCCGATGAAGCGCAGGGCACGACCGATCTTTTCGGCACTGCCGGGAAGCCCGCAGATCTCGTTCTGCGCGCGACGCAGTCGTGGACCGCGATGGAGAAGCTATCGGAAGAGTTCCAAGCCATCGGCTTTTATCTCTCCGGCCATCCGCTCGATCAGTACGATCGCGTATTGAAGAAGCTTGGCATCAAGAAATTCAGTGAGTTCGAAATGCTCGTGCAGCGCGGCGCGACGGCCGGACGCCTTGCCGGCATCGTCATCGCCGCCCGCGAGCGCCGCTCGCAGAAAGGCAACAAATTCGCCTTTGCTACGTTCTCCGACGCGACGGGCCAATTCGAAGCGGTCATATTTTCCGATACGCTCGCAACCAGTCGCGATCTTCTGGAGCCAGGCACGCCGGTGATCGTTTCAGTCGAAGCCGAACGCGATGGCGAGACGATGAAAATGCGCGTGCAATCCATTGAGGAACTCGACAAGGCTGCGTCGGCAGTTCCCCGCAATCTCAAACTTGTTCTCGATCGAAAGTCGGTCGTGGCTAATGCTGCGCCGGTTTCGGACGTCAGCAAATATTTACGCCCGAATGCGCGTGGCGGCGAAATTCGCATTGTATTGCCGCTCGAAGATCGCAATCGCGAAATGGAATTTATCCTCGCGGGGCGGTACGACGTTTCTCCTCGCGAAGCAATTCGCATTGAAGCGCTGCCAATTGTGGCGGAAATAATCGAAATCTAA
- a CDS encoding ABC transporter ATP-binding protein produces the protein MENKPIAPILQLEGVTRSFRQGEKEVVVLRGVDAVLWPGQAVALVGPSGAGKSTLLHITGLLESPSSGRVVINGRDCATMTEAERTRLRRKEIGFVYQFHQLLPEFSALENVVIPQLILGKSRKAAEAHANELLAGVGLAQRAEHRPAELSGGEQQRTAICRGLANSPRLLLADEPTGNLDPHTSDHVFVQLVDVIRRQGVAALIATHNMELAARMDRVLQVQEGQLIEISLSKTR, from the coding sequence ATGGAAAACAAACCGATCGCACCAATTCTGCAGCTTGAGGGCGTCACGCGTTCTTTCCGCCAAGGCGAGAAGGAAGTCGTCGTCTTGCGCGGCGTCGATGCCGTGCTTTGGCCGGGTCAGGCCGTGGCGCTCGTCGGGCCCTCCGGCGCGGGCAAGTCGACGCTGCTGCACATCACGGGCCTACTTGAATCGCCGTCGAGCGGTCGGGTCGTCATCAACGGACGCGACTGCGCCACGATGACAGAAGCCGAGCGCACACGTCTGCGCCGCAAGGAAATCGGCTTCGTCTATCAGTTCCACCAGTTGCTTCCCGAGTTCAGCGCGCTGGAAAACGTCGTCATTCCGCAGCTCATTCTTGGCAAAAGCCGCAAGGCCGCCGAAGCCCATGCAAATGAACTTCTTGCGGGCGTCGGACTTGCGCAGCGTGCGGAGCATCGTCCGGCCGAGTTGTCCGGCGGTGAGCAGCAGCGCACTGCCATCTGCCGTGGCTTGGCGAATAGCCCCCGCCTTCTGCTGGCCGACGAGCCGACCGGTAATCTCGATCCGCACACCTCCGACCACGTTTTCGTGCAACTCGTTGACGTCATCCGCCGCCAGGGCGTTGCAGCCTTGATCGCGACCCACAATATGGAACTGGCGGCGCGCATGGACCGCGTGTTGCAAGTCCAGGAAGGCCAGCTGATCGAAATTTCGCTGTCCAAAACGCGTTAA
- a CDS encoding lipoprotein-releasing ABC transporter permease subunit yields the protein MIAGRYLRARRKEGFISVIAGFSFLGIMLGVATLIIVMAVMNGFRHDLFSKIMGLNGHVIVQKIGERFTDYDAVAERISKVPGVKIAMPVIEGQVMVSSSTQALGGLVRGLRESDLKSLKLVSGNMRAGTLDGFDSQHGIAMGVRLANQLHVGLGDMVTLVSPRGASTPFGTAPRSKAYQITSIFELGMSEYDRMMIFMPLAEAQKYFSKTGETDVVEVVVDNPEDVDHYDDLIKNAGGPTIAVNDWRQRNETFFNVLSVERNVMFIILSLIVLVAALNIISGLMMLVKDKGRDIAILRTMGATKGAVMRIFLITGASIGIVGTLAGLIIGVLFCWNIESIKNFVSWVSGTTVFDPSVYYLTKLPAEIDFHETGGIVVMALVLSVIATLYPSWKASKLDPVEALRYE from the coding sequence ATGATCGCGGGCCGCTACCTCCGCGCGCGCCGCAAGGAGGGCTTCATCTCGGTCATCGCCGGGTTCTCCTTTCTCGGCATCATGCTCGGCGTCGCCACGCTGATTATCGTGATGGCGGTGATGAACGGCTTCCGACACGACCTGTTCTCCAAGATCATGGGCCTGAACGGCCACGTCATCGTGCAGAAGATCGGCGAGCGCTTCACCGATTATGACGCAGTCGCTGAGCGGATCAGCAAAGTGCCTGGCGTCAAAATCGCAATGCCGGTGATCGAAGGCCAGGTCATGGTTTCCTCCAGCACCCAGGCGCTTGGCGGACTCGTGCGCGGTCTGCGCGAAAGCGACCTCAAATCCTTGAAGCTCGTTTCCGGCAATATGCGCGCCGGAACGCTCGATGGCTTCGACAGCCAGCACGGCATCGCAATGGGCGTGCGCCTTGCCAACCAGCTTCACGTTGGCCTGGGCGATATGGTCACGCTCGTGTCGCCGCGTGGCGCCTCGACTCCCTTCGGCACCGCGCCGCGATCTAAAGCCTATCAAATCACCTCGATCTTCGAACTCGGCATGTCGGAATACGACCGCATGATGATTTTCATGCCGCTGGCCGAAGCGCAGAAGTATTTCTCAAAGACGGGCGAGACCGACGTCGTCGAAGTGGTTGTCGACAATCCTGAGGACGTCGATCACTACGACGATCTGATCAAGAACGCGGGCGGTCCGACGATCGCTGTAAATGACTGGCGTCAGCGCAACGAGACGTTCTTCAACGTGCTCTCGGTTGAGCGCAACGTCATGTTCATTATCCTGTCGCTGATCGTGCTGGTTGCGGCGTTGAACATCATCTCCGGCCTGATGATGCTCGTGAAAGACAAGGGCCGTGACATCGCCATTCTAAGAACGATGGGCGCCACCAAAGGCGCAGTGATGCGCATATTCCTGATAACCGGCGCATCGATCGGCATCGTCGGCACGCTCGCCGGTCTCATCATCGGTGTGCTCTTCTGCTGGAATATCGAGAGCATCAAGAACTTCGTCTCGTGGGTTTCAGGCACGACCGTATTCGACCCGAGCGTCTATTATCTGACGAAGCTTCCAGCTGAGATCGATTTCCATGAAACCGGCGGTATCGTCGTGATGGCGCTCGTACTCTCGGTCATCGCGACGCTCTATCCGTCGTGGAAGGCATCGAAGCTCGATCCCGTCGAAGCCTTGCGGTATGAGTAG
- the proS gene encoding proline--tRNA ligase yields the protein MSKRALPISREENFPEWYQAVVRDGDMAETSPVRGCMIIKPWGWGVWERIQADLDARIKETGHDNCYFPLFIPMSFIAKEAEHVEGFAKEMAVVTHHRLKNEDGKLVVDPDAKLEEPLIVRPTSETIIGDAFQRWVKSYRDLPLLINQWANVVRWEMRTRLFLRTAEFLWQEGHTAHADRDDAVTETLKMLEVYRTFAEDVLAMPVVAGEKPPNERFPGADNTYSIEAMMQDGKALQAGTSHYLGTHFAEAQNIQFQNAQGQLTYCHTTSWGVSTRLIGGVIMTHGDDDGLRLPPMIAPRQIIIVPMLREKPEDAALIEYCASIEKDLKAAGIRTLVDLKPIKSAEKRWNWVRRGAPVIVEVGGRDASGGNVTFMRRDRLRDGDKVISTTMSRDEFVAGASALLKDIQGTLFAEAKARLDGNIITNMTTFDELADYFGPGEGEDEAGAFKGWVRVPWSRPDGEILEGIADRLKALKLTIRNAPLVQDAPASKCFFTGEPAKEYVLIARAY from the coding sequence ATGAGCAAGCGCGCGCTTCCCATTTCCCGCGAGGAGAACTTCCCCGAGTGGTATCAAGCCGTTGTCCGTGACGGCGACATGGCCGAGACGAGCCCTGTCCGCGGCTGCATGATCATCAAGCCATGGGGCTGGGGCGTGTGGGAGCGTATCCAGGCCGATCTCGATGCTCGCATCAAAGAGACGGGGCACGACAACTGCTATTTCCCGCTCTTCATCCCGATGAGCTTCATCGCCAAGGAAGCCGAGCACGTCGAAGGCTTTGCCAAGGAAATGGCGGTTGTCACCCATCACCGCCTGAAGAACGAAGACGGCAAGCTCGTCGTCGATCCCGACGCCAAGCTGGAAGAACCGCTGATCGTCCGTCCGACGTCGGAAACCATCATCGGCGACGCGTTTCAGCGCTGGGTGAAAAGCTATCGCGATCTTCCGCTACTGATCAATCAATGGGCCAACGTCGTCCGCTGGGAAATGCGCACGCGTCTGTTCCTACGCACGGCAGAATTCCTCTGGCAGGAAGGTCATACCGCTCACGCCGACCGCGACGATGCCGTTACTGAAACGCTGAAGATGTTGGAGGTCTATCGCACCTTCGCCGAAGACGTTCTCGCGATGCCGGTTGTGGCTGGCGAAAAACCGCCGAATGAGCGTTTTCCCGGCGCCGACAACACCTATTCCATCGAAGCCATGATGCAGGACGGCAAGGCGCTGCAAGCCGGTACGTCGCATTATCTCGGTACGCACTTCGCCGAAGCGCAGAACATCCAGTTCCAGAATGCGCAAGGCCAACTGACCTATTGCCATACGACGAGCTGGGGCGTGTCGACCCGTCTCATCGGTGGTGTGATCATGACCCACGGCGACGACGATGGCCTTCGCTTACCGCCGATGATCGCGCCGCGCCAGATCATCATTGTCCCGATGCTACGCGAAAAGCCGGAAGACGCCGCGCTCATCGAATATTGCGCTTCAATTGAGAAAGACCTGAAGGCTGCCGGCATCCGCACCCTTGTCGATCTGAAGCCCATCAAGTCGGCCGAGAAGCGTTGGAACTGGGTCCGCCGCGGCGCCCCAGTCATCGTCGAGGTCGGCGGCCGTGACGCCAGCGGCGGCAACGTCACGTTCATGCGCCGCGATCGCCTGCGCGATGGCGACAAGGTCATCTCGACCACCATGTCGCGCGACGAGTTCGTCGCCGGGGCCTCGGCACTTCTCAAGGATATTCAAGGCACTCTGTTTGCCGAAGCCAAGGCGCGGCTCGACGGCAACATCATCACCAACATGACGACGTTCGACGAGCTGGCTGACTATTTCGGGCCTGGCGAGGGCGAAGACGAGGCGGGCGCCTTCAAAGGCTGGGTCCGTGTCCCGTGGTCGCGCCCTGATGGCGAGATCCTGGAAGGAATTGCAGATCGCCTGAAGGCTCTGAAGCTTACGATTCGCAATGCGCCTCTGGTTCAAGACGCGCCCGCAAGTAAATGTTTCTTCACGGGAGAACCGGCGAAAGAGTATGTGCTTATCGCCCGCGCATACTAA
- a CDS encoding DUF1467 family protein: protein MRTSIAVATFFCLWFITLFTVLPFFAKTQGEAGDVVPGTPESAPHRINPLRVFLVNTVVTCVVFAIVYVVAAKVDLLQISTGLIRVGN from the coding sequence ATGCGAACCTCGATCGCCGTCGCCACGTTCTTTTGCCTGTGGTTCATCACGCTTTTTACGGTCCTGCCGTTCTTCGCAAAAACACAGGGTGAAGCGGGCGACGTCGTGCCCGGCACACCCGAAAGCGCGCCCCACAGAATCAACCCGTTACGGGTCTTCCTCGTGAATACGGTCGTGACGTGCGTGGTATTCGCGATCGTTTACGTGGTCGCTGCAAAGGTCGACCTTTTGCAGATCTCAACAGGCCTCATTCGCGTCGGCAACTAG
- the mce gene encoding methylmalonyl-CoA epimerase, whose product MIGRLNHVAIAVKDLEKASGVYKNALGAKVGAPMEQPEHGVKVVFIELPNTKIELLEPLGEASPIAKFLEKSPDGGIHHVCYEVDDIIAARDQLKAQGARVLGDGTPKIGAHGKPVLFLHPKDFCGTLVELEQV is encoded by the coding sequence ATGATCGGACGCCTGAACCACGTTGCCATCGCGGTCAAGGACCTCGAAAAGGCCTCGGGCGTCTATAAGAACGCTCTGGGAGCCAAAGTCGGCGCGCCAATGGAGCAGCCTGAGCACGGCGTCAAAGTCGTGTTTATCGAGCTTCCGAACACCAAGATTGAGCTTTTGGAGCCGCTCGGTGAAGCTTCGCCTATCGCGAAATTTCTCGAAAAATCTCCTGACGGCGGTATCCACCATGTGTGCTATGAAGTGGACGACATCATTGCCGCGCGTGACCAGTTGAAGGCCCAGGGTGCGCGCGTGCTCGGCGACGGAACTCCGAAGATCGGCGCGCACGGCAAGCCCGTGCTGTTCCTGCATCCGAAGGACTTCTGCGGCACCCTCGTCGAGCTGGAACAGGTGTAA
- a CDS encoding ribonuclease J, producing MSERPTSSPSSGKFNSDELVFMALGGLGEIGMNVYLYGFGPPRARSWLMVDLGVTFPHEGEPGADVILPDLRFIVPERKNIAGLVLTHAHEDHIGAVIDLWPSLECPIFATPFTAGMLKTKAGEFGGSVSLPIKEVPLGGRFKAGAFDIELVSLTHSIPEPNGLAIRTPAGLVFHTGDWKLDPTPVVGRPHDAAKLQSLGDEGVLALVGDSTNAMREGRSASEEDVAKTLKKLIADAPRCVAVTLFASNVARVASIAAAAQAAGRSLVVAGRALHRIIEVAIETGYLPPNFTYLDQQRFSDLSRNKVVVLCTGSQGEPRAAIARIAEDEHPDISLDKGDLVIFSSRTIPGNERAVSRVQNALARLGTEIVTDAEALVHVTGHPRRDELRDMYSWLRPKIAVPMHGEARHLREHAKLARACGAEQTFTIVDGEILKLWPEPVSVIDEAPVGRLYRDGNLIVPDVEGPVKARRKLSFVGIAVVAMALSRRGEILSEPGVVLEGIPAADRDGDSMREIVLDAIDGTLRSIPPKRRADHGMVQEAVQRAVRSAINEAWGKKPVVKVLLSVVDGRG from the coding sequence ATGAGCGAACGTCCGACGTCATCCCCATCCTCCGGAAAGTTTAATTCAGACGAACTCGTATTCATGGCGCTTGGCGGTCTCGGTGAGATCGGCATGAACGTCTATCTGTACGGCTTCGGTCCACCGCGCGCGCGCTCGTGGCTGATGGTCGATCTCGGCGTGACGTTCCCGCACGAGGGCGAACCCGGCGCCGACGTCATATTGCCTGATCTCCGCTTTATCGTCCCTGAACGGAAGAATATCGCCGGTCTCGTGCTGACCCACGCGCACGAAGATCACATCGGCGCCGTCATCGACCTGTGGCCTTCGCTGGAATGCCCAATCTTCGCAACACCGTTCACGGCAGGAATGCTGAAGACGAAAGCCGGCGAGTTCGGCGGCTCCGTTTCGCTTCCGATCAAAGAGGTGCCGCTCGGCGGCAGGTTCAAGGCGGGCGCTTTCGATATCGAACTCGTAAGCCTCACGCATTCGATCCCTGAGCCCAACGGGCTCGCGATCCGGACGCCTGCGGGCCTCGTATTCCATACCGGCGACTGGAAGCTCGATCCGACGCCCGTCGTCGGCCGTCCACACGATGCCGCTAAGCTGCAATCCCTGGGCGATGAAGGCGTGCTCGCACTTGTCGGCGATTCCACGAATGCTATGCGCGAAGGGCGCTCGGCCTCGGAAGAGGACGTCGCCAAAACGCTGAAAAAGCTGATCGCCGATGCGCCGCGCTGTGTCGCCGTCACGCTCTTTGCCTCGAATGTCGCCCGCGTTGCTTCGATTGCGGCCGCGGCTCAAGCAGCCGGGCGCTCGCTGGTTGTCGCAGGGCGCGCTTTGCATCGGATCATCGAAGTTGCGATTGAGACCGGCTACTTGCCGCCGAACTTCACGTATCTGGACCAGCAGCGCTTTTCGGACCTGTCGCGCAATAAAGTCGTCGTGCTGTGTACCGGCAGCCAGGGTGAGCCGCGCGCCGCCATCGCGCGTATCGCCGAGGACGAGCATCCGGACATTTCACTGGATAAGGGCGATCTCGTCATCTTCTCGTCGCGCACCATTCCGGGCAACGAACGCGCCGTCTCGCGCGTGCAGAATGCTTTGGCGCGACTCGGTACCGAAATCGTCACCGACGCCGAAGCGCTCGTGCACGTCACCGGCCATCCCCGTCGCGACGAACTGAGAGATATGTATTCCTGGCTTCGCCCGAAGATTGCCGTCCCGATGCACGGCGAAGCGCGGCATCTCAGGGAACACGCCAAGCTCGCGCGCGCTTGCGGCGCCGAGCAGACGTTTACCATTGTTGATGGCGAAATCCTGAAGCTTTGGCCGGAGCCGGTTTCTGTCATCGACGAGGCGCCTGTCGGCCGGCTCTATCGCGACGGCAATCTCATCGTGCCGGACGTCGAAGGGCCGGTGAAGGCGCGTCGCAAGCTATCGTTCGTTGGCATCGCCGTCGTTGCGATGGCGTTGTCCCGCCGTGGCGAAATTCTGAGTGAACCCGGCGTCGTGCTCGAAGGCATTCCGGCCGCGGACCGAGACGGTGACTCGATGCGCGAGATCGTGCTCGATGCCATCGATGGCACGCTCCGCTCCATTCCGCCAAAGCGGCGGGCTGACCACGGCATGGTCCAGGAAGCCGTTCAAAGGGCTGTGCGCTCGGCCATTAACGAAGCCTGGGGCAAGAAGCCTGTTGTCAAAGTGCTCCTCTCCGTGGTGGATGGCAGGGGCTGA